Proteins from a single region of Oceanispirochaeta sp. M1:
- a CDS encoding branched-chain amino acid ABC transporter permease — translation MNKKIVGIVGLLAVIAYLIILYTIKPTAVIYGIQRAGIYAAVALPMALILGIVHIVNLAHGEMMMVGAYITYFISHSLGLDPLLAAIPTGIIMFFLGLLLFQVSIKHTLKAPELNQLILTFGVAMVLSQTVNLIATSQPRKLSLDYVSASASLGDISFGIYDFVFPLLALVFFAFLMLFLKKTRFGKAALAVGQNPRGAQIVGINVQLTYAVIFAIASMLVGIFGSFFLTKFSIFPAVGGAYTMKSFCLVAMAGIGNLPMVAVASLILGFAESSIMSIPHGASWAPMIFFVLIIVVIFSRSLKARG, via the coding sequence ATGAATAAAAAAATTGTCGGTATTGTCGGTCTTCTGGCCGTTATTGCCTACCTGATCATTTTGTATACGATCAAACCGACAGCTGTGATATATGGCATTCAGCGGGCCGGTATTTATGCGGCTGTTGCATTACCTATGGCCCTCATACTGGGTATCGTCCATATCGTAAATCTTGCCCATGGTGAGATGATGATGGTTGGTGCGTATATAACTTACTTTATTTCCCACAGTCTGGGACTGGACCCTCTATTGGCGGCAATTCCAACAGGGATTATTATGTTTTTTCTGGGACTTCTACTATTTCAGGTCAGTATCAAACATACTCTGAAAGCGCCGGAACTGAATCAGCTTATTTTAACCTTCGGGGTCGCAATGGTTCTGAGTCAGACCGTAAACCTGATTGCAACCAGTCAGCCTCGAAAGTTGTCATTGGACTATGTCTCGGCAAGCGCAAGTTTGGGAGATATAAGTTTTGGTATCTATGATTTTGTTTTTCCTTTACTGGCACTGGTTTTTTTTGCATTCCTCATGCTGTTCCTTAAAAAGACCCGTTTCGGGAAAGCCGCACTGGCTGTCGGACAGAATCCCAGGGGAGCACAGATCGTCGGTATCAATGTACAACTGACTTATGCTGTCATTTTTGCCATTGCCTCCATGCTGGTAGGTATATTCGGTAGCTTCTTTCTTACAAAATTTTCAATTTTCCCAGCAGTCGGCGGGGCATATACCATGAAATCATTTTGTCTTGTTGCAATGGCGGGAATAGGAAATCTTCCCATGGTTGCTGTGGCAAGTTTGATACTCGGTTTTGCAGAGAGTTCGATTATGTCTATTCCCCACGGTGCAAGCTGGGCACCCATGATCTTTTTTGTTCTGATTATTGTTGTGATCTTTTCACGCAGTTTAAAGGCCAGAGGGTAG